Proteins found in one Vigna radiata var. radiata cultivar VC1973A unplaced genomic scaffold, Vradiata_ver6 scaffold_83, whole genome shotgun sequence genomic segment:
- the LOC106754060 gene encoding anthocyanidin reductase ((2S)-flavan-3-ol-forming) gives MHNRERGMESGRKKGKVCVTGGGSYLGSLMVNMLLEKGYTVHSTLRNLNDESKIRLLKGFPDAEERLVLFEADIYRPQEYESAIQGCEIVFHVATPYQHQLDSQFKNTTEAAVEGVRAIVRHSIKSGTVRRVIYTASVVAASPLKDDGAAGFKDFIDETCWTPLDLSLDLHKGYVNSKTEAERELLSYGSNENGRGLEVVSLACGLVGGDTLLSYTPSSVSLLLSPLQDNEATYQSLKFLEDLIGKIPVVHIHDVCEAHIFCAETPSINGRFLVASSFSSTADLANYYLQTHPQFHLKKYLGGPKRDIKWASTKLTDKGFVYKHDLKMILADCIKCAKRMGEL, from the exons ATGCATAATAGAGAAAGAGGAATGGAAAGTGGAAGGAAGAAAGGGAAGGTATGCGTGACCGGCGGTGGTAGTTACTTAGGGTCTTTAATGGTGAATATGCTTCTGGAGAAAGGCTACACTGTTCACTCCACCCTCCGCAACCTTA ATGATGAATCCAAGATTAGGCTTCTGAAAGGGTTTCCTGACGCAGAAGAAAGGTTGGTGTTGTTTGAAGCAGACATATACAGGCCACAGGAGTACGAGAGTGCAATTCAAGGTTGCGAAATTGTCTTTCACGTGGCTACTCCCTACCAACATCAATTGGATTCTCAG TTTAAGAACACCACCGAGGCTGCAGTAGAAGGGGTAAGAGCCATAGTTAGGCATTCCATTAAATCGGGAACAGTTAGACGGGTGATTTACACAGCTTCCGTGGTTGCGGCTTCTCCTCTTAAAGACGACGGAGCTGCAGGTTTCAAGGATTTCATTGACGAAACATGCTGGACGCCTCTCGATCTTTCGTTAGATCTTCATAAG GGGTACGTTAATTCGAAGACAGAGGCTGAGAGAGAGTTATTGAGTTATGGAAGCAATGAAAATGGAAGGGGATTGGAGGTGGTGAGTTTGGCTTGTGGCCTAGTGGGTGGGGACACTCTTCTCAGTTACACACCATCGAGCGTTTCATTGCTTTTATCTCCGCTCCAAGACAATGAAGCCACATACCAGTCTTTGAAGTTCTTAGAAGATTTGATTGGAAAAATCCCAGTTGTCCACATTCATGATGTCTGTGAGGCCCACATCTTCTGCGCGGAGACTCCTTCAATTAATGGCAGATTCTTGGTTGCAAGCTCTTTTTCATCAACTGCAGATTTAGCAAATTATTATCTTCAGACCCATCCCCAATTTCATTTGAAGAA GTATTTGGGAGGACCGAAAAGGGATATAAAATGGGCATCTACAAAGCTGACAGACAAAGGGTTTGTTTATAAACATGACCTGAAGATGATACTAGCTGATTGCATCAAATGTGCAAAAAGGATGGGCGAACTCTAG